A genomic segment from Paraburkholderia hayleyella encodes:
- the alaS gene encoding alanine--tRNA ligase produces MKAAEIREKFLKFFESKGHTIVRSSSLVPGNDPTLLFTNSGMVQFKDVFLGAEMRPYSRATTSQRSVRAGGKHNDLENVGYTARHHTFFEMLGNFSFGDYFKRDAIHYAWELLTGVYQLPKDKLWVTVYQEDDEAHDIWAKEVGVPPERIIRIGDNKGARYASDNFWQMADVGPCGPCSEIFYDHGPDVWGGPPGSPDEDGDRYIEIWNLVFMQFSRDAQGNMTPLPKQCVDTGMGLERIAAVLQHVHSNYEIDLFQALIKAAARETSVADLGNNSLKVIADHIRACSFLIVDGVIPGNEGRGYVLRRIVRRAIRHGYKLGRKDAFFHRLVPDLVLQMGGAYPELQEAGVRVAEVLRQEEERFFETIEHGMSILDSALTDLEARGGTLLDGELAFKLHDTYGFPLDLTADVCREREVMVDESAFDLAMARQRDQARAAGKFRMAQGLEYSGAKTTFHGYETVVFDDAKVIALYVDGAAVNQVTHGQQAVVVLDHTPFYAESGGQVGDQGVLANADVRFTVVDTAKVQADVVGHHGTLEQGVLKLGDVLKAEIDAVRRVRTERNHSVTHLMHKALREVLGAHVQQKGSLVDPDKTRFDFAHNAPMTDEQIRHVEDIVNAEILANAPGIVRLMPFDEAVKGGAMALFGEKYGDEVRVLDLGFSRELCGGTHVHRTGDIGLFKIVMEGGVAAGIRRVEAITGDNAVRYVQELDARVHAAAAALKTQPSDLTQRIAQVQDHVKALEKELGALKSRLASSQGDELAGQAVEVAGVRVLAVMLDGADVKALRETVDKLKDKLKNAAIVLASVEGGRVNLIAGVTPEASKKVKAGELVNFVAQQVGGKGGGRPDMAQAGGTEPANLPAALAGVKDWIEARL; encoded by the coding sequence ATGAAAGCTGCCGAAATCCGCGAAAAATTCCTCAAGTTCTTCGAGTCGAAGGGCCACACTATTGTCCGTTCGTCGAGCCTCGTGCCTGGCAACGATCCCACGCTGCTTTTCACCAACTCAGGGATGGTGCAGTTCAAGGATGTTTTCCTTGGCGCCGAGATGCGCCCCTATTCGCGGGCCACGACCTCGCAACGCAGCGTGCGGGCGGGCGGCAAGCATAACGATCTGGAAAACGTCGGCTATACGGCGCGGCACCATACCTTTTTCGAGATGCTGGGCAATTTCTCGTTTGGCGACTACTTCAAACGCGATGCGATCCATTACGCGTGGGAGTTGCTCACGGGGGTTTATCAACTGCCGAAGGACAAGCTGTGGGTCACCGTCTATCAGGAAGATGACGAAGCCCACGATATCTGGGCGAAAGAAGTCGGCGTGCCGCCCGAGCGCATCATTCGCATTGGCGACAACAAGGGCGCGCGTTACGCCTCGGACAATTTCTGGCAAATGGCCGATGTCGGACCATGTGGTCCATGCTCCGAAATTTTTTACGATCATGGCCCGGATGTCTGGGGCGGCCCCCCAGGCTCGCCTGACGAGGACGGCGACCGTTACATCGAAATCTGGAACCTGGTGTTCATGCAGTTCAGCCGCGATGCCCAGGGCAACATGACGCCGCTGCCCAAGCAATGTGTCGACACCGGCATGGGGCTCGAGCGGATTGCCGCGGTGTTGCAGCATGTTCACAGTAACTATGAGATCGACCTGTTTCAGGCCCTGATCAAGGCGGCAGCGCGCGAAACCAGCGTGGCCGATCTGGGCAACAATTCGCTCAAGGTCATTGCCGACCATATCCGCGCCTGTTCTTTCCTGATCGTTGACGGTGTGATTCCCGGTAACGAGGGACGTGGCTATGTCTTGCGCCGCATCGTGCGCCGGGCGATTCGCCATGGTTACAAGCTGGGCCGCAAGGACGCGTTTTTCCACCGGCTGGTGCCCGATCTCGTCCTGCAGATGGGCGGCGCGTATCCCGAGCTGCAAGAGGCCGGTGTGCGGGTGGCCGAGGTGCTGCGTCAGGAAGAAGAGCGCTTTTTCGAAACCATCGAACACGGGATGTCGATTCTTGACAGCGCGCTGACTGATCTCGAAGCGCGGGGCGGCACCCTGCTCGATGGCGAACTGGCGTTCAAGCTGCATGACACCTATGGTTTCCCGCTGGACCTGACGGCGGACGTATGCCGCGAACGCGAGGTGATGGTGGACGAATCCGCTTTCGATCTGGCCATGGCGCGCCAGCGCGACCAGGCCCGCGCGGCGGGCAAGTTCCGGATGGCGCAAGGGCTTGAATATTCCGGTGCCAAAACGACGTTTCATGGCTATGAGACGGTTGTTTTCGATGATGCGAAGGTGATCGCGCTATATGTCGATGGCGCGGCGGTCAACCAGGTGACGCATGGCCAGCAGGCGGTCGTGGTGCTTGACCACACGCCGTTTTATGCCGAATCCGGTGGCCAGGTTGGCGATCAGGGCGTGCTGGCCAATGCGGACGTGCGTTTTACCGTGGTCGATACGGCCAAGGTGCAGGCCGACGTGGTGGGCCACCATGGCACGCTTGAACAGGGCGTGCTGAAACTGGGCGATGTGCTCAAAGCCGAAATCGACGCTGTGCGGCGCGTGCGCACGGAGCGCAATCACTCGGTGACCCATTTGATGCACAAGGCGTTGCGCGAAGTACTCGGCGCTCATGTACAGCAAAAAGGCTCGCTGGTCGATCCCGACAAAACCCGCTTCGATTTCGCCCATAACGCGCCGATGACCGACGAGCAGATCCGTCACGTCGAAGATATCGTCAACGCCGAAATTCTGGCTAACGCGCCTGGCATTGTGCGGCTGATGCCGTTCGACGAAGCGGTGAAGGGTGGCGCGATGGCGCTTTTCGGCGAGAAGTACGGCGATGAAGTGCGGGTGCTTGATCTGGGCTTTTCGCGCGAATTATGTGGTGGCACGCACGTGCATCGCACGGGCGATATTGGGCTTTTCAAGATCGTGATGGAAGGTGGTGTGGCAGCGGGTATCCGGCGCGTGGAAGCCATCACGGGCGATAACGCGGTGCGCTATGTGCAAGAGCTCGACGCCCGGGTTCATGCCGCTGCGGCCGCACTTAAAACACAGCCGTCCGATCTCACGCAGCGCATCGCACAGGTGCAAGACCATGTGAAAGCGCTCGAAAAAGAACTGGGCGCGTTGAAATCGCGGCTGGCTTCCAGCCAGGGCGATGAGCTGGCAGGCCAGGCGGTGGAAGTCGCGGGCGTCCGGGTGCTGGCGGTTATGCTGGATGGCGCCGACGTGAAGGCGCTGCGTGAAACAGTGGACAAGCTCAAGGACAAGCTGAAAAACGCGGCAATCGTTCTGGCTTCGGTTGAAGGCGGTCGCGTCAACCTGATCGCGGGCGTGACGCCAGAAGCCAGCAAAAAGGTGAAGGCGGGTGAGCTCGTCAATTTTGTCGCGCAACAAGTGGGCGGCAAGGGGGGCGGGCGTCCCGACATGGCGCAGGCGGGGGGCACGGAGCCCGCTAATCTGCCCGCGGCGCTCGCTGGCGTGAAAGACTGGATTGAAGCGCGGCTCTAA
- a CDS encoding branched-chain amino acid ABC transporter permease, with protein sequence MQSFAINLLNGVSYGLLLFMLSAGLTLIFSMLGVLNFAHASFYMLGAYIGLEISLRMGFWSALLLAPLAVGALGALLERGLLRRVRRVRQHGHLAELLLTFGVAYLLGELVKLVWGLQTFNMNVPAVLDGPLLLPGGVPFPRYRAFMMLVSAAMLVLLYGVLRFSRTGLIVRAALTHASALEALGHNVPRVFTGVFACGTGLAALAGVIGAPLFVVEPAMAQAVGSLVFVVVVIGGLGSLGGALMASLLVGCVQTLAVASSASFGGLAASLGMVLPPEWAAQSVAELAPLVPYGLLVVMLVLRPRGLFGQRDDAP encoded by the coding sequence GTGCAATCGTTCGCCATCAATCTGCTGAATGGTGTCAGCTACGGGCTGTTGCTCTTCATGCTGTCGGCAGGCCTGACACTGATTTTCAGCATGCTCGGCGTGTTGAATTTCGCTCATGCGAGCTTTTACATGCTCGGCGCTTATATCGGTCTTGAGATTTCGCTGCGCATGGGCTTCTGGAGTGCGTTGCTGCTCGCGCCGCTTGCGGTCGGTGCGCTAGGTGCGCTGCTGGAGCGCGGGCTATTGCGTCGTGTGCGTCGTGTGCGCCAGCATGGCCATCTCGCTGAATTGCTGCTGACCTTCGGCGTGGCGTATCTGCTTGGCGAGCTCGTCAAACTGGTGTGGGGCCTGCAAACCTTCAACATGAACGTGCCGGCTGTGCTTGATGGGCCTTTGCTGCTGCCCGGCGGTGTGCCTTTTCCGCGCTATCGCGCGTTCATGATGCTGGTTTCGGCTGCGATGCTCGTGCTGCTCTATGGCGTGCTGCGTTTTTCCCGTACCGGCTTGATCGTGCGCGCGGCATTGACTCACGCCAGTGCGCTCGAGGCGCTCGGGCATAACGTGCCACGTGTATTCACCGGCGTGTTTGCCTGCGGTACGGGGCTGGCAGCGCTTGCAGGGGTGATTGGCGCGCCGCTTTTCGTCGTTGAACCCGCGATGGCACAAGCAGTAGGTTCGCTGGTGTTCGTGGTCGTGGTGATCGGTGGATTGGGGTCGCTGGGTGGAGCGTTGATGGCATCGCTGCTCGTTGGCTGTGTGCAGACGCTGGCTGTCGCTAGCAGCGCTTCATTCGGCGGGCTCGCGGCATCGCTGGGTATGGTGCTACCCCCGGAGTGGGCGGCGCAAAGCGTTGCCGAGCTGGCGCCGCTTGTGCCTTACGGTTTGCTGGTCGTGATGCTGGTCTTACGGCCGCGTGGTCTTTTTGGACAGCGTGATGACGCACCCTAA
- a CDS encoding ABC transporter ATP-binding protein — protein sequence MDTALALYGIEKCIGATPILCGVDLVLERGERHALIGPNGAGKSTLFNLIAGVDHPDAGRIELAGRDITRLTPQAVSRLGLARSFQTTRVFGGLSVLDNLRCAVSFAVAQQAGAKGHWRRLWRDSRETDARAARMLDALGLNECQDARAEALSYAGQRALDLGLALVGGAHTILLDEPTAGMNRAEAARAMALIRATTAGRTVLLVEHDMEAVFGFAERISVLVQGRVLATGTPAAIRAHAGVRAAYLGEGWPG from the coding sequence ATGGATACCGCATTGGCGCTGTATGGCATTGAAAAGTGCATAGGCGCGACGCCTATTCTGTGCGGCGTCGATCTGGTCCTTGAACGCGGCGAACGCCACGCGCTGATTGGCCCGAATGGTGCGGGTAAATCGACACTCTTCAATTTGATCGCGGGTGTGGATCATCCGGACGCGGGCCGCATCGAGCTGGCTGGCCGCGATATCACCCGTTTGACGCCACAAGCCGTGAGCCGCCTCGGTCTCGCGCGCAGTTTTCAGACCACCCGGGTTTTCGGCGGTTTGAGCGTGCTGGATAACCTGCGTTGTGCCGTGAGTTTCGCCGTAGCCCAGCAGGCAGGCGCGAAAGGTCACTGGCGCAGGCTTTGGCGCGATTCGCGGGAAACTGACGCACGTGCGGCCCGGATGCTTGACGCTCTTGGCCTGAATGAATGTCAGGACGCGCGCGCGGAAGCATTGAGTTATGCCGGACAGCGTGCACTGGATCTCGGTTTGGCGCTGGTGGGCGGAGCCCACACGATCTTGCTTGATGAGCCCACCGCCGGAATGAACCGCGCTGAAGCGGCACGGGCCATGGCGCTGATTCGGGCGACGACGGCGGGGCGCACGGTGTTGCTGGTCGAACACGATATGGAGGCGGTATTTGGTTTTGCCGAACGCATTTCGGTGCTGGTGCAGGGCCGGGTGCTGGCGACAGGCACGCCTGCCGCGATTCGCGCCCATGCGGGGGTACGGGCTGCTTATCTGGGCGAGGGGTGGCCAGGATGA
- a CDS encoding CaiB/BaiF CoA transferase family protein, giving the protein MGALSHIRVLDLTRVLAGPWCSQTLADFGADVIKIERPGMGDDTRHWGPPYLKTPDGAETHEAAYYLAANRNKRSLTVDIAQPAGQQIVRELAAQSDVVLENYKVGQLQKYGLDYTSLKALKPDLVYCSVTGFGQTGPYATRAGYDFIVQGMGGFMSITGEHDGLPGGGPQKAGVAIADLMTGMYATIAVLTALTHRDRTGVGQYIDMALLDVQVAMLANMNTNFLASGTPPMRWGNAHPNIVPYQTFQASDGWIIVAVGNDNQFRKFVTAGQRAALADDVRFATNPERVRHREVLVPLLAAMVQEASKHHWITTLEAAGVPCGPINDLAEVFSNEQVLARGLQVDLPHPGGGTVRLVRNPVNMSETPPETRSHPPLLGEHTERILQDLLGYDASKLATLRAQAVI; this is encoded by the coding sequence ATGGGCGCTCTCAGTCATATTCGCGTGCTAGACCTCACCCGCGTGCTGGCCGGTCCGTGGTGTTCGCAAACGCTCGCCGATTTCGGCGCGGACGTCATCAAGATCGAGCGGCCCGGCATGGGCGACGATACCCGGCACTGGGGCCCGCCGTACCTGAAAACACCCGATGGCGCCGAGACTCACGAAGCCGCGTATTACCTCGCGGCCAATCGCAACAAGCGCTCGCTGACCGTGGATATTGCACAACCTGCCGGGCAACAGATTGTCCGCGAACTCGCGGCGCAAAGCGACGTCGTGCTGGAAAATTACAAGGTCGGGCAATTGCAGAAATACGGCCTCGATTACACCTCGCTCAAAGCGCTCAAGCCTGATTTGGTTTATTGCTCCGTGACAGGCTTCGGCCAGACCGGCCCCTACGCGACGCGAGCCGGTTACGACTTTATCGTGCAAGGCATGGGGGGCTTCATGAGCATTACCGGCGAGCACGATGGCCTGCCTGGCGGCGGCCCGCAAAAAGCGGGCGTAGCGATTGCCGACCTGATGACCGGCATGTACGCCACCATCGCGGTCCTCACTGCGCTCACCCATCGTGACCGGACCGGCGTGGGGCAATACATCGACATGGCACTGCTTGACGTGCAGGTGGCCATGCTCGCCAACATGAACACCAATTTCCTCGCTAGCGGCACACCGCCCATGCGCTGGGGCAACGCCCATCCGAACATCGTGCCTTATCAGACCTTTCAGGCAAGCGATGGCTGGATCATCGTCGCCGTTGGCAATGACAACCAGTTTCGCAAGTTCGTCACGGCAGGCCAGCGTGCGGCGCTCGCCGACGACGTGCGCTTTGCCACCAACCCCGAGCGCGTGCGCCATCGTGAGGTACTGGTGCCACTTCTCGCGGCCATGGTGCAAGAAGCCAGCAAGCACCACTGGATCACCACGCTCGAGGCGGCAGGCGTGCCCTGCGGGCCCATCAACGATCTGGCGGAAGTATTCAGCAATGAGCAGGTGCTCGCTCGCGGCCTGCAAGTCGACTTGCCGCATCCGGGCGGCGGCACGGTGCGACTGGTGCGTAACCCCGTCAACATGAGCGAAACACCCCCCGAAACCCGCAGCCACCCTCCGCTCCTGGGCGAACACACCGAGCGCATCTTGCAAGACCTGCTCGGCTACGATGCCAGCAAGCTGGCTACGTTACGCGCGCAGGCGGTGATCTGA
- a CDS encoding NUDIX hydrolase, with protein MSGRIVSCGVVLLDPQGRVLLAHATQTSHWDIPKGHGEDGEAAHVTALREMAEETGIVFGPERLTDLGLFVFRRDKDLHLFAARAQACELDLTQCRCESFFPRLPDGLLIPEMDAYRWCAPDDVARYASRSLTRLFQTTLSLEQLHLSL; from the coding sequence GTGAGTGGCCGGATTGTTTCATGTGGCGTTGTGCTGCTCGATCCGCAGGGCCGGGTGTTGCTTGCCCATGCCACGCAGACTTCGCACTGGGACATTCCAAAAGGTCACGGCGAGGATGGGGAGGCCGCGCATGTCACTGCGCTGCGGGAGATGGCCGAGGAGACGGGCATCGTGTTTGGGCCAGAACGGCTGACGGATCTGGGCCTCTTCGTATTTCGGCGCGACAAGGATCTTCATCTTTTTGCCGCACGCGCGCAGGCCTGCGAACTGGACCTCACGCAGTGCCGATGCGAGTCGTTTTTTCCACGGCTCCCGGATGGCCTGTTAATTCCCGAAATGGACGCGTACCGCTGGTGTGCGCCCGATGATGTTGCGCGTTATGCCAGCCGGAGCCTCACGCGTCTTTTTCAGACGACGTTATCGCTTGAGCAACTGCATTTGTCGCTGTAA
- a CDS encoding diaminopimelate decarboxylase has translation MPACAVSESNSARPNIAHLTDHWISTVNLAEVRSQARTPVFIYSEAQLIKNIRRVKAAYRAAGLEGRVSIFVPFFPNANPHIMKPLYDEGAGLLLQMPNEYELVTRYGLDRFIISPGHVSDQELSYWSLTGHRVFLASLDEIAFAIQQNAPTISARIDSLCSDKPGIKVEQLGRLAEMLSASGRALECFEVYCGSGNSLQDMVNIVRQIFQMFVEHFPTAKSINFAGGHGFDYGLWGETQKHFDWEQYFSAIRDLAIEMQIPKSVNFLFEPGRDVLADAGVLLTSVKRDIVHHSNGDIVVTDGSRMLMPSAQLRKRAHNTVFLDTNFQEIADYSGSGSVKVRGRTLLRNDYILPGEVAVPASVKAGDYLLILDVGAYCATQHMEFLNVPPAGEVLVAKDGHAYLVTKPGDESDKWRNLLPERQPLSAV, from the coding sequence CTCGCAAGCCCGAACACCCGTCTTCATTTACAGCGAAGCTCAGCTCATCAAGAACATCAGGCGCGTCAAAGCAGCCTATCGAGCAGCCGGCCTGGAAGGGCGTGTTTCCATATTCGTCCCGTTCTTCCCGAACGCCAATCCGCACATAATGAAACCGCTTTACGATGAGGGTGCAGGCCTTCTGCTACAGATGCCCAATGAGTATGAACTTGTGACGAGATACGGGCTCGACAGGTTCATCATTTCGCCTGGGCATGTCTCCGACCAGGAACTCAGCTACTGGAGCCTCACAGGGCATCGGGTGTTCCTCGCCAGCCTGGATGAAATAGCCTTTGCTATTCAACAGAACGCACCGACCATCAGCGCCCGGATTGACAGCCTGTGCTCTGACAAGCCGGGGATCAAGGTCGAGCAACTGGGGCGGCTCGCTGAGATGCTGTCTGCGAGTGGACGGGCACTGGAGTGCTTCGAGGTCTATTGCGGCAGCGGGAATTCTCTTCAGGATATGGTCAATATCGTGCGGCAGATATTCCAGATGTTCGTGGAACACTTTCCGACAGCCAAATCCATCAACTTCGCGGGCGGACATGGATTCGACTATGGCCTGTGGGGGGAGACCCAGAAGCATTTCGACTGGGAACAATACTTCTCGGCCATCCGTGATCTCGCTATCGAGATGCAGATCCCCAAGTCGGTCAATTTCCTATTCGAGCCTGGCCGCGATGTGCTGGCGGACGCGGGCGTCCTGCTCACGAGCGTCAAACGGGACATCGTGCACCATTCGAACGGTGACATCGTTGTGACGGATGGCTCTCGCATGCTCATGCCGTCTGCCCAGCTGCGCAAACGCGCTCACAATACGGTGTTTCTGGACACGAATTTCCAAGAGATTGCCGACTATTCAGGCTCCGGTAGCGTAAAGGTCAGAGGACGCACGCTCTTGCGGAATGACTATATTCTGCCGGGTGAGGTGGCAGTTCCCGCATCCGTGAAAGCAGGAGACTATCTGCTCATTCTTGATGTTGGCGCCTATTGCGCCACCCAGCACATGGAATTTCTGAATGTGCCGCCTGCTGGTGAAGTCCTGGTAGCGAAGGATGGTCACGCGTACCTGGTGACCAAGCCAGGCGATGAATCGGATAAGTGGCGAAATCTGCTGCCCGAGCGTCAACCGCTCTCTGCCGTTTAG
- a CDS encoding glutamine--tRNA ligase/YqeY domain fusion protein gives MTTERNDPPVVSNFIRNIIDDDNRTGKWGQRVETRFPPEPNGYLHIGHAKSICLNFGIARSYGGVCHLRFDDTNPEKESVEYVDSIIDAVTWLGFEWKHDGKEHLYYASDYYDKLYAFAELLIERGQAYVDSQSAEQMRVNRGSATEAGTPSPFRQRTPQENLDLFRRMKAGEFKEGEHVLRAKIDMASPNFNMRDPVIYRIRFAHHYRTGDTWCVYPMYDYTHCISDALENITHSLCTLEFEDHRPLYDWILNALADAGVFSRPLPQQIEFSRLNLTYAITSKRKLLQLVNEGHVDGWDDPRMPTIVGIRRRGYTPESIQLLCERVGVTKVDSWIDMSVFEGALRDDLDDKAPRITAVLDPLKLIIDNFPQDQTETCSAPVHPHHPEQGTRTFPFSRELWIEREDFCEAPPKGYFRLFPGNRVRLRYGYVVECTGVDKDGDGNIIAVHCNYFADSRSGTEGANSYKVKGTIHWVSAAQACPAEVRLYDRLFKEAQPDAGGRDFLQALNPDSKRVVRAWLEPGASGTQVEQRFQFERHGYFIADRVDSTPDKLVFNRIVSLRDSWGKPAA, from the coding sequence ATGACTACCGAACGCAACGATCCCCCTGTGGTATCCAATTTCATCCGTAACATCATTGATGACGACAACCGCACCGGCAAATGGGGCCAGCGGGTGGAAACACGTTTTCCACCAGAACCCAATGGTTATTTGCATATCGGACACGCAAAAAGCATCTGCCTGAATTTCGGCATTGCGCGCAGTTATGGGGGCGTGTGTCATCTGCGCTTCGATGACACCAATCCAGAAAAAGAAAGCGTCGAATACGTCGATTCAATCATTGACGCTGTCACCTGGCTCGGCTTCGAATGGAAGCATGATGGCAAGGAGCATCTGTATTACGCCAGTGATTACTACGACAAGCTGTATGCGTTTGCCGAACTGCTCATCGAACGTGGCCAGGCCTACGTGGACAGCCAGTCAGCCGAACAGATGCGCGTCAACCGTGGCTCAGCCACCGAAGCCGGCACGCCATCGCCGTTTCGCCAGCGCACGCCGCAAGAAAATCTCGATCTCTTTCGTCGCATGAAAGCCGGTGAGTTCAAGGAAGGCGAGCATGTGCTGCGCGCGAAGATCGACATGGCCTCGCCCAACTTCAATATGCGCGATCCGGTCATCTATCGCATCCGCTTCGCCCATCACTACCGTACCGGCGACACCTGGTGCGTGTATCCGATGTACGACTACACCCACTGTATTTCGGATGCGCTCGAAAACATCACGCATTCGCTGTGCACGCTCGAGTTCGAAGACCATCGGCCGCTCTACGACTGGATTCTCAACGCGCTGGCCGATGCCGGCGTGTTCAGCCGCCCGCTACCGCAACAAATCGAGTTCTCGCGCCTGAACCTGACTTACGCCATCACCAGCAAGCGCAAACTGCTGCAACTCGTCAACGAAGGCCATGTCGATGGCTGGGACGACCCGCGCATGCCCACTATCGTCGGCATCCGGCGGCGCGGCTATACGCCGGAAAGCATCCAGTTGCTCTGCGAGCGGGTTGGCGTCACCAAGGTGGATTCATGGATTGACATGAGTGTCTTCGAAGGCGCACTACGTGATGATCTGGATGACAAGGCACCACGCATCACGGCTGTGCTCGATCCGCTCAAGCTCATCATCGACAACTTTCCGCAAGACCAGACTGAAACCTGCAGCGCACCGGTGCATCCGCATCATCCCGAACAGGGCACGCGTACCTTTCCGTTCTCGCGCGAGCTCTGGATCGAACGTGAAGATTTCTGCGAAGCACCGCCCAAAGGCTACTTCCGTCTGTTCCCGGGCAACCGCGTGCGGCTGCGTTATGGCTATGTCGTCGAATGCACCGGCGTCGACAAGGATGGCGATGGCAACATCATCGCGGTTCACTGCAACTACTTTGCGGACAGCCGCTCCGGCACCGAAGGTGCGAACAGCTACAAGGTAAAAGGCACGATTCACTGGGTCAGCGCGGCACAAGCCTGCCCCGCCGAAGTCAGGCTATACGACCGCCTGTTCAAGGAAGCACAGCCCGACGCCGGTGGCCGCGATTTTCTGCAGGCGCTCAACCCGGATTCGAAGCGTGTCGTCCGCGCCTGGCTCGAACCTGGCGCAAGCGGAACTCAGGTGGAACAGCGTTTCCAGTTTGAGCGGCACGGCTATTTTATTGCTGACCGTGTCGATTCCACTCCAGACAAACTGGTGTTCAACCGCATCGTGAGCCTGCGCGACAGTTGGGGCAAACCCGCCGCCTGA
- a CDS encoding branched-chain amino acid ABC transporter permease has translation MAGVVAVLGVPAWSTGWLLAYLAQTAAMIVFALSCNLLLGHTGLLSFGHATCSGLGGLLAAQVFNRLGVPLPLLPLVGGLGGALAGVVVGVIATRQAGTVFAMITLGLGELVAAAAWTLPGWFGGEAGVSIDRAHGVPWGSWTFAPARQAYVVIVLWCGAASLAMWFLTRTPFMRQANAVRDNPLRVAALGGSPRRIRFGVVVLASFFAGIAGTLGLINVELVSAESVSLLRSGAVLFAVVIGGTSSFFGPVVGAIVLTGFSLALASLTLAWPFYLGLLFIVVVMASPDGMTGFVGRQVTHWRRYGWQACMIPTALGAGAVLAWSGAVIVLLQWVYDVAFDLDGTAAPMAGRHALALVMAPVALLAASGWLAARSASRRWAGLAAIAAATHSSLSPRARTTASGSASGVARRGPP, from the coding sequence ATGGCGGGGGTGGTCGCGGTGCTTGGGGTTCCCGCCTGGTCGACGGGCTGGCTGCTCGCCTATCTGGCGCAGACAGCCGCGATGATCGTGTTTGCACTGTCCTGCAACTTGCTGTTGGGCCACACGGGGCTGCTGTCGTTCGGCCATGCCACCTGTTCGGGGCTGGGCGGGTTGCTGGCGGCCCAGGTGTTCAACCGGCTGGGCGTGCCGCTGCCGTTGCTGCCCTTGGTGGGTGGCCTGGGCGGTGCGCTGGCGGGCGTGGTGGTTGGCGTGATTGCAACCCGCCAGGCAGGGACCGTTTTCGCCATGATTACGCTGGGTCTGGGGGAGCTGGTCGCGGCCGCCGCCTGGACCTTGCCTGGCTGGTTTGGCGGCGAAGCCGGTGTCTCGATCGACCGGGCGCATGGCGTGCCATGGGGCTCCTGGACCTTTGCTCCGGCACGCCAGGCCTATGTCGTCATCGTCTTGTGGTGTGGGGCAGCGAGCCTGGCGATGTGGTTTTTGACGCGCACCCCGTTCATGCGCCAGGCGAATGCTGTCCGCGATAACCCGCTGCGGGTCGCCGCCCTGGGAGGCTCGCCGCGCCGCATCCGTTTCGGTGTCGTTGTGCTGGCATCGTTTTTTGCCGGTATCGCTGGAACGCTGGGGCTCATCAATGTCGAGCTGGTTTCAGCGGAAAGCGTTAGCCTGCTGCGCTCGGGAGCGGTGCTGTTCGCGGTGGTGATCGGCGGCACTTCATCGTTTTTTGGGCCGGTTGTGGGCGCCATCGTGCTGACGGGGTTTAGCCTCGCGCTGGCCAGCCTGACCTTGGCATGGCCGTTTTATCTCGGCTTGCTGTTTATCGTCGTGGTGATGGCATCGCCCGATGGCATGACGGGTTTTGTCGGGCGTCAGGTGACGCACTGGCGGCGTTATGGCTGGCAGGCGTGCATGATCCCGACGGCACTCGGTGCCGGGGCGGTGCTGGCCTGGAGCGGTGCCGTGATCGTTTTGCTGCAATGGGTTTATGACGTCGCATTTGATCTCGATGGCACCGCGGCCCCCATGGCTGGCCGCCACGCGCTAGCGTTAGTCATGGCGCCGGTCGCGCTGCTTGCCGCGAGTGGCTGGCTGGCCGCCCGGAGTGCCTCCCGGCGTTGGGCCGGGTTGGCCGCAATCGCAGCCGCAACCCATTCGAGCCTTTCACCTCGCGCGCGCACGACGGCATCCGGCAGCGCTTCCGGCGTGGCTCGCCGAGGCCCGCCATGA